In Streptomyces sp. NBC_00569, a single genomic region encodes these proteins:
- a CDS encoding GMC family oxidoreductase: protein MATASELLHVNTDPLGDSALRTALITALNDVFAGQSAPGREVQPLPMAVNPDADGGKIRSGPNRIFPPLATGDDPHFELRPGSQAVRLLSQGDQVRGAVVRDVVSGDEYEVTATATLVCADVFRTPQLLFASGIRPSALGRHLNEHVFQTGRVSVDPVAVALDAAAPAEDRAGEALNTSYWLPHSGEPQPFNGQFTGSVQFAQDGSVADCSAGIALYVPTEIQASNRVEFSETELDAAGMPKMRITFEYTEEDRRLIKEAQREQERAGRRLGRFDPATDSATLPPGTSLHMTGTVRMGPGNDGTSVCDPDARVWNLTNLYLAGCGVVPTALVCNSTLTGVVTAVRAARAAVAHLAP, encoded by the coding sequence ATGGCCACCGCATCCGAGCTGCTGCACGTCAACACCGACCCGTTGGGCGACTCCGCGCTGCGCACCGCCCTGATCACTGCTCTCAACGACGTGTTCGCTGGACAGTCGGCTCCCGGCCGCGAGGTGCAGCCGCTGCCGATGGCGGTCAACCCCGATGCCGACGGAGGCAAGATCAGGTCGGGTCCGAACCGGATCTTCCCCCCGCTCGCCACGGGCGACGACCCGCACTTCGAGCTGCGGCCGGGCTCCCAGGCCGTTCGCCTGCTCAGCCAGGGAGATCAGGTGCGCGGCGCTGTCGTCCGTGATGTCGTCTCCGGTGACGAGTACGAGGTCACCGCCACCGCGACCCTCGTGTGCGCGGATGTCTTCCGCACCCCTCAACTGCTGTTCGCCTCCGGGATCAGGCCGTCCGCGCTCGGACGTCACCTCAACGAACATGTCTTCCAGACCGGTCGCGTGAGCGTCGATCCCGTGGCCGTCGCACTGGACGCGGCCGCGCCGGCCGAGGACCGGGCGGGCGAGGCGCTCAACACGTCGTACTGGCTGCCCCACAGCGGTGAACCACAGCCGTTCAACGGGCAGTTCACCGGGAGCGTGCAGTTCGCGCAGGACGGCAGCGTCGCCGACTGCTCGGCCGGGATCGCGCTCTACGTCCCGACCGAGATCCAGGCGTCCAACCGGGTCGAGTTCTCCGAGACCGAGCTCGATGCCGCGGGGATGCCGAAGATGCGCATCACGTTCGAATACACCGAGGAGGACCGTCGCCTGATCAAGGAGGCTCAGCGGGAACAGGAGCGCGCAGGCAGGCGCCTCGGGCGCTTCGACCCGGCGACCGACAGCGCCACGCTGCCGCCGGGAACCTCCCTGCACATGACGGGAACCGTCCGGATGGGGCCCGGCAACGACGGCACCAGCGTCTGCGACCCGGACGCCCGCGTCTGGAACCTCACCAACCTCTACCTCGCCGGCTGCGGCGTCGTCCCGACCGCCCTCGTCTGCAACTCCACGCTCACCGGTGTCGTCACCGCTGTCCGTGCGGCCCGCGCCGCGGTCGCACACCTGGCGCCGTGA
- a CDS encoding site-specific integrase: protein MQQLGCGGHVPRPLVRVDEVRYLDPPRGEALGLAFKDIDFAARRLFVRRSLTTIDNNHLVLGAPKTAASASWIPLSSRALAALRRRQRATGRTMGLAFAQPAGAPPRPQQVLNDFRAAARKAGLRPIALKDLRHGTATLMITAGIPVVLVSKLLRHTQLATTADLYTHLTDPAAARAARTLDTALTRATRTLRWRRFMDRLRPPRDLHPSQGAALTSQNTERGMGSELTVRPSPHPSHKKPPPRKRGDGL from the coding sequence GTGCAGCAGCTCGGATGCGGTGGCCATGTCCCGCGCCCACTCGTCCGTGTCGATGAAGTCCGGTATCTCGATCCCCCACGCGGCGAAGCCCTCGGCCTCGCCTTCAAGGACATCGACTTCGCCGCGCGGCGCTTGTTCGTCCGCCGCTCCCTGACCACCATCGACAACAACCACCTCGTACTGGGAGCACCCAAGACAGCTGCCAGCGCCAGCTGGATCCCGCTCTCCTCCAGGGCCCTGGCCGCCCTGCGCCGTCGGCAGCGAGCCACAGGGCGCACCATGGGTCTGGCCTTCGCCCAACCCGCCGGCGCCCCACCGCGCCCGCAACAGGTCCTCAACGACTTCCGCGCTGCCGCCCGCAAAGCCGGCCTGCGCCCCATCGCCCTCAAAGACCTACGGCACGGCACCGCCACCCTCATGATCACCGCAGGCATCCCGGTGGTCCTGGTCTCCAAACTGCTCCGGCACACCCAGCTCGCCACCACAGCCGACCTCTACACCCACCTCACCGACCCCGCCGCAGCCCGCGCCGCCCGCACTCTCGACACCGCCCTCACCCGGGCCACCCGCACCCTGCGCTGGCGCAGGTTCATGGACCGGCTGCGACCACCACGCGACCTCCACCCCAGCCAAGGCGCCGCGCTGACCAGCCAAAACACCGAGCGCGGCATGGGCTCCGAACTCACCGTGCGACCATCACCACACCCGTCACACAAAAAGCCGCCCCCTCGAAAACGAGGAGACGGCCTCTGA
- a CDS encoding DUF6531 domain-containing protein, whose translation MSIEDEAKKILLHLGLWWPDANSGSLRSAATAWRTFADSVDDVRAPVHKSASSLIHHNKGESIEAFEKFWGRYAKGQDAGWLSDLSDAAHGMAKALDKFADAIDDAINKLWTQIGIDAAVIAGGVALAFFTAGLASGAAVAAADVIIELGATMGVAVSTTVAEIAAGTLVAAAFGGVESVTVDAAIAQPLKMITGLQHGFSLDEINQAATDGMLYGGALGAGSGVLKAGVEGAFSDTTPLMLRPPSLRPDLVELGPAARNAERTPCVGEPIDVATGAMLMTQTDLSLPASLPLLFQRTHLSSYRGGVCFGPTWISTLDECVQIDGEGVVFAAADGMRLVYPVPEPGVPALPVKGARWPLEWDGKPDGVMTITDPATGVVRTFSTPLSSGTFGTFHLPLDSWSDRNGARIDIERDEDGLPLGLRHSGGYYVAVDTTGPRVTALRLLNRAPDAYGPDASQERAGGTLLMRYAYDADGNLTDVINSSNQPLRFTYDSDRRITKWQDRNGTWFAYEYDARGRVVRTEGIDGILSGTLTYDESARTTTYTDSLGHASFHRYNAEGLVVEETDQLGNITRRQWDDHGDKPLSVTDPLGRTTRYAYDEFGNLTQVTLPDGSTTQASYNGLGLPTEVVEPGGARWQHAYDSRGNLLTTTDPLGAETCYGYDASGQLTTLTDALGHTRTLTVNAAGLPLSITDELGHTTTVRRDASGRIVETVDPLGHTTRRSWTAEGKPDQLEHADGTKELWTWDGEGNLLSHTDQAGHTTHHTSASFDVPATRTDPDGATYAFRYDTELRLTTVTNAQGLTWSYTYDQAGRLTTETDFNGRTLTYTRDAAGGLRSRSNGAGETLCFTRDALGRVVEQRSDTGDVTTFVYGADGGLHCATNGDAEVVLKRDAVGRVLSETVNGRTTSHAYDALGRRTRRVTPSGLASEWTYDPSGRPLALRSPAGMLDFVHDADGRETERLIGSEVTLTQSWSAGGLLTAQSLTAASAVPGADRLLQHRTYSHRADGCLTEVRELTSGTRHIKLDTMGRVTGIRAHGWTETYAYETAGNMTRATAPAHDASGEREFDGTLIRSAGRTSYEHDAQGRLVRRTRRLLNGQSRTWSYAWNAEDRLTEVVAADGSHWRYAYDPLGRRISKHRVADDGTTADRTEFTWDDLNLAELTDPSGWAITWDYAPDTPRPVAQTRQKLSTAASSDSYLARLAEESDFGHTTQFHAVVTDSLGTPTELVFKTGELAWQRRTSLWGTGFPAPDEDTSVDCLLRFPGQYADTETGLHYNLHRYYDPETARYISADPLGIVPAPDHHAYVPNPLVWSDPLGLAGKGPMGPKNPLDFGQGYTGRRDVFPVGNKGMDVEIHVYDKSMREVGLFNSQGWFNKHGINASEVEVPPAVENAIKGRMVYELRKVGRIAPRGAEDITGDKWRRPPLAAEGCK comes from the coding sequence GTGAGTATCGAGGACGAGGCGAAGAAGATCCTCCTGCATCTGGGCCTGTGGTGGCCGGACGCCAACTCCGGCTCGCTGCGCTCTGCGGCCACCGCGTGGCGGACCTTCGCCGACTCCGTCGACGACGTGAGGGCGCCGGTGCACAAGAGCGCGTCCTCCCTCATCCATCACAACAAGGGTGAGTCGATCGAGGCGTTCGAGAAGTTCTGGGGCCGCTACGCGAAGGGCCAGGACGCCGGCTGGCTGAGCGATCTGTCCGATGCGGCACACGGAATGGCGAAGGCGCTCGACAAGTTCGCGGACGCCATCGACGACGCGATCAACAAACTCTGGACACAGATCGGCATCGACGCTGCCGTGATCGCGGGTGGTGTTGCGCTGGCCTTCTTCACCGCGGGCCTGGCCTCGGGAGCCGCCGTCGCGGCCGCCGACGTCATCATCGAGCTCGGCGCCACCATGGGCGTCGCCGTATCCACGACGGTCGCCGAGATAGCGGCTGGGACCCTGGTTGCGGCGGCGTTCGGCGGTGTCGAGTCGGTCACCGTGGATGCGGCCATCGCCCAGCCGCTGAAGATGATCACGGGCCTGCAGCATGGCTTCAGCCTGGACGAGATCAACCAGGCGGCCACCGACGGCATGCTCTACGGCGGTGCGCTCGGAGCGGGAAGCGGTGTGCTGAAGGCGGGCGTGGAAGGAGCGTTCTCCGACACCACGCCGCTGATGCTGCGCCCGCCGTCGCTCCGCCCCGACCTGGTGGAGCTGGGCCCGGCCGCCCGCAACGCGGAGCGCACACCTTGCGTGGGCGAGCCGATCGACGTAGCGACCGGTGCGATGCTGATGACGCAGACGGACCTGTCGCTGCCCGCCTCGCTCCCGCTCCTTTTCCAGCGCACCCATTTGTCGTCGTACCGGGGTGGAGTCTGCTTCGGCCCCACCTGGATATCCACGCTCGACGAGTGCGTGCAGATCGATGGCGAGGGCGTCGTCTTCGCCGCGGCGGACGGCATGCGCCTGGTCTATCCGGTTCCGGAGCCGGGTGTGCCGGCCCTCCCCGTCAAGGGTGCTCGCTGGCCCCTGGAGTGGGACGGCAAGCCGGACGGCGTCATGACGATCACCGACCCGGCGACCGGAGTCGTACGCACCTTCAGCACGCCTCTGTCCTCCGGCACCTTCGGTACCTTCCACCTGCCGCTGGACTCATGGAGCGACCGCAACGGCGCCCGCATCGACATCGAGCGCGACGAGGACGGCCTTCCGCTCGGCCTGCGCCACTCCGGCGGCTACTACGTCGCCGTCGACACGACAGGTCCGCGCGTCACGGCCCTACGCCTGCTCAACCGCGCGCCCGACGCCTACGGTCCCGACGCCTCGCAGGAGCGCGCGGGTGGCACGCTCCTCATGCGCTACGCCTACGACGCTGACGGCAACCTCACCGACGTCATCAACTCCAGCAACCAGCCCCTGAGATTCACCTACGACAGCGACCGTCGTATCACCAAGTGGCAGGACCGCAACGGGACTTGGTTCGCCTACGAGTACGACGCCCGCGGCCGGGTCGTGCGCACCGAGGGCATCGACGGCATCCTCTCCGGCACACTCACCTACGACGAGTCGGCCCGCACCACCACCTACACGGACTCCCTCGGCCACGCCTCCTTCCATCGCTACAACGCCGAGGGCCTGGTCGTCGAGGAGACCGATCAGCTCGGCAACATCACCCGCAGACAGTGGGACGACCACGGCGACAAGCCTCTCTCGGTCACTGACCCGCTCGGCCGCACCACCCGCTATGCCTACGACGAATTCGGAAACCTCACCCAGGTCACCCTGCCCGACGGCTCGACGACACAGGCGTCGTACAACGGCCTCGGTCTGCCGACGGAGGTCGTCGAGCCTGGAGGCGCACGCTGGCAGCACGCGTACGACAGTCGTGGCAACCTCCTCACCACGACTGACCCGCTGGGCGCGGAGACCTGCTACGGCTACGACGCCTCCGGGCAACTGACCACCCTCACAGACGCGCTCGGACACACCCGCACCCTCACGGTGAACGCGGCCGGCCTCCCCCTGTCCATCACCGACGAACTGGGGCACACAACGACGGTCCGCCGGGACGCCTCCGGGCGGATCGTCGAGACGGTGGATCCGCTTGGCCACACCACCCGCAGGTCCTGGACAGCCGAAGGCAAGCCGGATCAACTCGAACATGCCGACGGCACGAAGGAGTTGTGGACCTGGGACGGCGAGGGCAACCTCCTCTCCCACACTGACCAGGCAGGCCACACGACCCACCACACGTCCGCCTCGTTCGATGTGCCCGCCACCCGAACCGACCCCGACGGCGCGACGTACGCCTTCCGCTACGACACCGAACTGCGCCTGACCACCGTCACCAACGCGCAGGGCCTGACGTGGTCGTACACCTACGACCAAGCCGGGCGGCTGACCACAGAGACGGACTTCAACGGTCGAACGCTCACCTATACACGGGACGCAGCGGGCGGCCTGCGCTCGCGCAGCAACGGCGCGGGCGAGACCCTGTGCTTTACGCGCGACGCGCTGGGACGGGTTGTGGAGCAGCGCTCGGATACGGGTGACGTGACTACCTTCGTCTATGGTGCCGATGGCGGCCTGCACTGTGCGACCAACGGGGATGCCGAAGTCGTACTGAAGCGGGACGCCGTCGGCCGGGTGTTGTCGGAGACCGTGAATGGCCGCACGACCTCGCATGCCTACGACGCCCTCGGTCGCCGCACCCGGCGGGTCACGCCTTCTGGGCTGGCCTCCGAGTGGACGTACGACCCGTCGGGGCGCCCGCTCGCCCTGCGCTCCCCGGCAGGCATGCTGGACTTCGTCCACGACGCCGACGGCCGTGAGACGGAACGACTCATCGGTTCGGAGGTGACGCTGACGCAGAGCTGGAGCGCCGGGGGACTGTTGACTGCGCAGTCCTTGACCGCCGCATCCGCCGTGCCCGGAGCGGACCGCCTTCTTCAGCACCGCACCTACTCCCATCGGGCCGATGGGTGTCTCACCGAGGTCCGCGAGCTCACCTCGGGCACTCGCCATATCAAGCTCGACACCATGGGCCGGGTCACCGGGATCCGCGCCCACGGCTGGACTGAGACGTATGCCTACGAGACGGCAGGCAACATGACGCGGGCTACCGCGCCCGCCCACGACGCTTCCGGTGAGCGTGAGTTCGACGGCACACTCATCCGCTCGGCCGGCCGTACCTCGTATGAACACGACGCTCAGGGACGCCTGGTGCGCAGGACACGCAGACTGCTCAACGGCCAGAGCCGTACATGGTCATACGCATGGAACGCCGAAGACCGTCTGACGGAAGTGGTTGCCGCGGACGGCAGCCACTGGCGCTATGCCTACGACCCGCTCGGTCGCCGCATCTCCAAGCATCGGGTGGCCGACGATGGCACGACAGCGGACCGCACGGAGTTCACGTGGGACGACCTGAATCTGGCCGAACTTACGGATCCGAGCGGCTGGGCCATCACCTGGGACTACGCGCCGGACACCCCTCGCCCAGTGGCTCAAACGCGCCAGAAGCTGTCGACTGCTGCCTCCAGCGACTCGTATCTGGCGCGGCTGGCGGAGGAGTCCGACTTCGGACACACCACTCAGTTCCATGCCGTGGTCACGGACTCCCTCGGCACGCCCACGGAACTCGTTTTCAAGACAGGGGAGTTGGCCTGGCAGCGCCGCACCAGTCTGTGGGGCACCGGTTTCCCGGCACCGGACGAGGACACTTCGGTCGACTGCCTGCTGCGCTTCCCGGGCCAATACGCCGATACCGAGACCGGCCTACATTACAACCTGCACCGCTATTACGATCCCGAGACGGCACGCTACATCAGCGCGGATCCGCTAGGCATCGTCCCGGCACCCGATCACCACGCCTACGTGCCCAATCCGCTCGTCTGGAGTGACCCCCTCGGCCTCGCCGGGAAGGGGCCGATGGGGCCGAAGAACCCGCTGGACTTCGGGCAGGGGTACACGGGCCGGCGTGACGTCTTCCCGGTGGGCAACAAGGGAATGGACGTGGAGATCCACGTATACGACAAGTCCATGCGAGAAGTGGGGCTGTTCAACAGCCAGGGGTGGTTCAATAAGCATGGCATCAATGCCTCGGAAGTCGAGGTTCCACCTGCTGTGGAGAACGCCATCAAGGGGCGGATGGTCTACGAACTCCGGAAAGTCGGTCGCATCGCCCCCAGAGGCGCCGAGGACATCACTGGAGATAAATGGAGGCGGCCGCCTCTCGCCGCGGAAGGTTGCAAATGA
- a CDS encoding BBE domain-containing protein — translation MWDTSEHDALYEQWATAMAEAMRPHSLTNGYTNLTDDQGPQWRRTVHGGEAKHRRLGAVKAAWAPENLLRFNKNITPESAAPVR, via the coding sequence ATGTGGGACACGTCCGAGCACGACGCTCTGTACGAGCAATGGGCGACGGCGATGGCCGAGGCGATGCGCCCTCACTCACTGACGAACGGCTACACCAACCTCACCGATGACCAGGGCCCGCAGTGGCGCCGGACCGTTCACGGCGGTGAGGCCAAGCACAGGCGGTTGGGCGCCGTCAAGGCCGCCTGGGCCCCTGAGAACCTGCTCCGCTTCAACAAGAACATCACTCCCGAGTCCGCCGCGCCGGTGCGCTGA
- a CDS encoding glycosyl hydrolase family 95 catalytic domain-containing protein, whose translation MNERHISAALSRPSRRTALTLATGVGAATLLPQTASAWGASAATVGASAYSTDVSPHERVARDASLRWRTLPADWKDGALLGNGLLGAVVSKGAAANTLQVMLSHTKVQDQRGQWRAAIGYSRLPIGCLTLSLSGEITAVDWTLDLYDAELRGTITTVRGSVAFSILVHNSRDALVAFTEPSPGEEDAAWSFTWMPATTSRTKDKPADYVGNPDPATGTAEGTSYVEQPLIAGGGWTTAWRERRDGTRRVLAAHVVYRHPEELSGTTRLALAAVDRTLAASTTGLLSEHRSWWHRYYRRSFVSVPDKRIQDFYWIQLYKLASATRANGPSLSEWGPWYPETGGSWTAVWWNLNVQIASWLLQGSNHPELDSVTSTFKAFEAELPTSVPAEYRDGDTYALAHPSDWMLRTGGKTVGVPGTASKTDNTGNLLWALHNIWLSYRHSMDLAIVRDVLYPILTRAVNFYDHFLYVGSDGALHLPLTRSPEWADAEDCTYDLSLVRWGCTTLLQCLKLLRTTHPKAARWQEILDRLTPYPQDATGVMVGANKPLTESHRHFSHMLWLFPLAEYDHARPADRALIDTTFDHWVKDRTQWAGYSFAAASSMAARIGRPEQALDLLTYFTDGNVFRNSRMTENTMYVEGGNLAVESPLTASQSVLDMMIQSHFGPVRVFPGVSASWPDASVHGLRAQGAFLIDADRADGATRWVRVHSEAGAPLDLEHGISGDIDVRDEQGRRLPYRTTGVGRAVIQLRKGAVVLVTPAGKRITGPAPRDVPALSARRPWGLPD comes from the coding sequence ATGAACGAGAGGCACATCTCGGCCGCACTCTCCCGCCCATCCCGGCGGACCGCTCTCACTCTGGCCACCGGAGTGGGCGCAGCCACGCTTCTCCCGCAGACCGCCTCCGCCTGGGGCGCTTCTGCCGCCACCGTGGGGGCGAGCGCGTATTCCACCGATGTCTCGCCCCATGAACGGGTCGCGCGCGACGCCTCGTTGCGTTGGCGCACGCTGCCCGCCGACTGGAAGGACGGCGCGCTGCTCGGCAACGGGCTGCTGGGCGCCGTCGTCTCCAAGGGCGCCGCCGCGAACACCCTCCAGGTGATGCTCAGCCACACCAAGGTGCAGGACCAGCGCGGGCAGTGGCGTGCGGCCATCGGCTACTCCCGGCTGCCGATCGGCTGTCTCACCCTCAGCCTCTCCGGCGAGATCACCGCCGTCGACTGGACCCTCGACCTGTACGACGCCGAACTGCGCGGCACCATCACCACGGTCCGGGGCAGCGTCGCGTTCAGCATCCTGGTGCACAACTCCCGTGACGCACTGGTGGCGTTCACCGAGCCGAGCCCGGGGGAAGAGGACGCGGCCTGGTCCTTCACCTGGATGCCCGCCACCACGTCGCGCACAAAGGACAAGCCCGCCGACTACGTGGGCAACCCGGACCCCGCGACCGGCACTGCCGAGGGCACCTCCTATGTCGAGCAGCCGCTGATTGCGGGCGGCGGCTGGACCACGGCCTGGCGCGAGCGCCGCGACGGCACCCGCCGGGTGCTGGCCGCCCATGTCGTGTACCGGCACCCGGAGGAGCTGAGCGGCACCACGCGCCTCGCCCTCGCCGCGGTCGACCGCACCCTCGCTGCCTCCACCACGGGCCTGCTGAGCGAACACCGATCCTGGTGGCACCGCTACTACCGCCGCAGCTTCGTCTCCGTACCCGACAAGCGAATCCAGGACTTCTACTGGATTCAGCTGTACAAGCTCGCCAGTGCCACCCGCGCGAACGGGCCGTCCCTGTCCGAGTGGGGGCCGTGGTATCCGGAGACCGGCGGCAGCTGGACCGCCGTCTGGTGGAACCTGAACGTACAGATCGCCAGCTGGCTGCTGCAGGGCTCCAACCATCCCGAACTCGACTCCGTCACCTCGACGTTCAAGGCCTTCGAGGCAGAACTCCCCACATCCGTCCCGGCGGAGTACCGTGACGGCGATACCTACGCCCTCGCGCACCCCTCGGACTGGATGCTGCGCACCGGCGGAAAGACGGTCGGCGTCCCCGGCACCGCCTCCAAGACCGACAACACCGGCAACCTGCTGTGGGCGCTGCACAACATCTGGCTCAGCTACCGCCACTCCATGGACCTGGCGATCGTCCGCGACGTGCTCTACCCGATCCTCACCCGCGCGGTGAACTTCTACGACCATTTCCTGTACGTGGGTTCAGACGGCGCCCTGCATCTGCCGCTGACCCGCTCACCGGAGTGGGCCGACGCCGAGGACTGCACCTACGACCTGTCCCTGGTGCGCTGGGGCTGCACCACCCTCCTGCAGTGCCTGAAGCTGCTGCGCACGACGCACCCCAAGGCGGCCCGCTGGCAGGAGATCCTGGACCGGCTCACTCCCTACCCGCAGGACGCGACCGGGGTGATGGTCGGTGCGAACAAGCCGCTCACCGAGTCGCACCGGCACTTCTCGCACATGCTCTGGCTCTTTCCGCTCGCCGAGTACGACCACGCGCGCCCCGCCGACCGTGCTCTGATTGACACCACCTTCGACCACTGGGTCAAGGACCGTACGCAGTGGGCGGGCTACAGCTTCGCCGCCGCGTCCTCGATGGCCGCCCGGATCGGCCGTCCCGAGCAGGCCCTCGACCTGCTGACGTACTTCACCGATGGCAACGTGTTCCGCAACTCCCGGATGACCGAGAACACCATGTACGTCGAGGGTGGCAACCTCGCCGTCGAATCGCCGCTCACCGCAAGCCAGTCCGTGCTCGACATGATGATCCAGAGCCACTTCGGGCCGGTGCGGGTCTTCCCCGGTGTGTCGGCGAGCTGGCCCGACGCCAGTGTCCATGGCCTGCGCGCCCAAGGCGCCTTCCTCATCGACGCCGACCGGGCCGACGGCGCCACCCGATGGGTACGGGTGCACAGCGAGGCCGGCGCGCCGCTCGACCTGGAGCACGGGATCAGCGGGGACATCGACGTACGGGACGAGCAGGGGCGACGTTTGCCGTACCGCACGACGGGTGTCGGGCGCGCTGTGATCCAACTCCGGAAGGGCGCCGTGGTGTTGGTGACCCCTGCCGGCAAGAGGATCACCGGTCCCGCACCGCGGGACGTGCCCGCACTGTCGGCGCGGCGCCCCTGGGGACTGCCGGACTGA